In Pseudomonas flavescens, the sequence ACGACGGAGAGCCAGTGACCGCCGAGGACGTGATCTTCACCTTCAACGCGCTTCTCGAACATGGCGACCCCATGTACCGGCACTATTACGCCGATGTCGCCAAGGTCGTCGCCGAGAACGAACGCACCGTGCGCTTCGACTTCAAACACGCCGGCAACCGCGAGCTGCCGCTGATTCTCGGCCAGTTGGCGGTGCTGCCCAAGCACTGGTGGGCGGAGCGTGACTTCTCCCGAGGCAGCCTGGAAATTCCCCTGGGCAGCGGCCCGTACCGCATCGCGGGTTTCTCGCCGAACAGTTCGATCCGCTTCGAGCGCGTCAAGGACTGGTGGGCCAAGGACCTGCCCGTGGCCCGCGGCCAATACAACTTCGACGAGATTCGCATCGAGTACTTCCGCGACATGGCGGTGGCCCTCGAGGCGTTCAAGGCTGGCCAGTTCGACGTCAACCTCGAGTACTCGGCCAAGGATTGGGCCACCGGCTACAACTCACCGGCCCTGCGCGCCGGGCGCTTCGTGCAGGAGGCCTTCCCCAACCGCAATCCGGCCGGCATGCAGGGTTTCGTGTTCAACATCCGTAAGCCGATGTTCCAGGATCCACGCGTGCGTGAGGCGATCGCGCTGCTGTTCGATTTCGAGTGGGCCAACAAGCAGCTGTTCTACGGCGCCTACAAGCGCACCAACAGCTACTTCGAGAACTCGGAAATGGCTGCCACCGGTCTGCCCAGCGAAGCTGAGCTGAAGCTGCTGGAGCCACTGCGCGGGAAGATCCCGGAAAAGGTGTTCACCGAGACGTTCAAATCACCGGTCAGCGATGGCAGCGGCATCATCCGTGACCAGGCGCGCCGCGCGTATCAGTTGCTCACGGAGGCAGGCTATCGCATCGAGAACGACAAGATGGTCGACGCCAACGGCAACCAGCTGGCCTTCGAGTTTCTCAATCACCAGGCCAACCTGGAGCGGGTGATCCTGCCGTTCAAGCGTAATCTCGCGGAGCTGGGCATCGACCTGCAGATCCGCCGCGTCGACGTATCCCAGTACATCAACCGCCTGCGCTCGCGGGACTTCGAAATGACCTCGACGATCTGGCCGCAGTCCAGCTCTCCAGGCAACGAACAGCGCGAATTCTGGCACTCCAGCAGCGCCGACAATCCAGGCAGCCGCAACGTCATCGGCTTGCGCGATCCGGCAATCGATCAACTGGTAGACGGCTTGATCCGCTCCGACTCGCGGGCGTCGCTGATCACCCATACCAGAGCGCTGGATCGCGTTCTGCTATGGGGCAACTACGTCGTGCCCAACTATTACGTCGACGCCTACCGCGTGGCCTACTGGAAGCGCTTCGGGCATCCGGAAAAATCGCCGTTGTACGATTACGGCCTGATGACCTGGTGGCAGGAAAAACCCGTCGGCGAAGTGGTCACCCCTGAAGAAGCGCCCACCACCGAGCAGGAAGAACGCTAGATGCTGTCCTATATCCTGCGGCGCCTGCTGCTGATCATTCCGACCCTGTTCGGCATTCTGGTGATCAACTTCGTGATCATCCAGGCCGCCCCCGGTGGCCCGGTCGAGCAGATGATCGCCAAACTCGAAGGTTTCGATGCCGCCTCCGGTGGGGCCACCGGAAGAATCTCCGGAGGCGGCGGTGGCGAGGTGTCCACCGCCGGTTCCAATTACCGCGGCGCGCAGGGCCTCGACCCCGAGCTGATCGCCGAGATCGAGAAGATGTACGGCTTCGACAAGTCGGCGCCCGAGCGTTTCTGGATCATGCTCAAGAACTACGCCCAACTGGATTTCGGCGAGAGTTTCTTCCGTGACGCCAAGGTCATCGACCTGATCATGGAGAAGATGCCCGTATCCATATCCCTCGGGCTATGGAGCACCCTGATCATGTACCTGGTATCCATTCCGCTGGGCATTGCCAAGGCCACCCGACACGGCAGCGCCTTCGACGTCTGGACCAGCTCGGCGATCATCATCGGCTACGCGATTCCGGCATTCCTGTTCGCCATCCTGCTGATCGTGCTGTTCGCTGGTGGTAGCTATTACGACTGGTTCCCGCTGCGCGGACTGACCTCGAGCAACTTCGACGAACTGAGCTTCAGCGGCAAACTGCTGGACTACTTCTGGCACCTGGCACTGCCGGTCACGGCGCTGGTGATCGGCAACTTCGCCACCCTCACCCTGCTGACCAAGAACAGCTTCCTCGACGAGATCAACAAGCAATACGTGACCACCGCCAGGGCCAAGGGCCTGAGCAACACCCGCGTGCTCTACGGCCACGTGTTCCGCAACGCCATGCTGCTGATCATCGCCGGTTTTCCGGCCGCCTTCATCGGCATCTTCTTCACCGGATCCTTGCTGATCGAGGTGATCTTCTCTCTCGACGGCCTCGGCCTGCTGAGTTTCGAGGCGGCGATCAACCGCGATTATCCGGTGGTCTTCGGCACCCTGTTCATCTTCACCTTGCTGGGACTGGTCGTGAAACTGATCGGCGACATCACTTACACCCTGGTCGATCCGCGTATCGACTTCGAAAGCAGGGAGGCCTGACTCATGGCCCTTTCCCCGCTCAACCAACGCCGATTCGAACGCTTCAAGGCCCACAAACGGGGCTGGTGGTCGCTATGGATCTTCCTTGCGCTGTTCTTCGTGACCCTCGGCGCCGAGCTGATCGCC encodes:
- a CDS encoding extracellular solute-binding protein, which codes for MHGSALLLLGLASLSQAAPQHALTLYGEPPKYPANFKHFDYVNPDAPKGGILRLPGLNGFDSFNPFIPKGNAADRVGLIYDTLTYHSPDEPFTEYGLLAEKVEKAADDSYVRFFLNPKARFHDGEPVTAEDVIFTFNALLEHGDPMYRHYYADVAKVVAENERTVRFDFKHAGNRELPLILGQLAVLPKHWWAERDFSRGSLEIPLGSGPYRIAGFSPNSSIRFERVKDWWAKDLPVARGQYNFDEIRIEYFRDMAVALEAFKAGQFDVNLEYSAKDWATGYNSPALRAGRFVQEAFPNRNPAGMQGFVFNIRKPMFQDPRVREAIALLFDFEWANKQLFYGAYKRTNSYFENSEMAATGLPSEAELKLLEPLRGKIPEKVFTETFKSPVSDGSGIIRDQARRAYQLLTEAGYRIENDKMVDANGNQLAFEFLNHQANLERVILPFKRNLAELGIDLQIRRVDVSQYINRLRSRDFEMTSTIWPQSSSPGNEQREFWHSSSADNPGSRNVIGLRDPAIDQLVDGLIRSDSRASLITHTRALDRVLLWGNYVVPNYYVDAYRVAYWKRFGHPEKSPLYDYGLMTWWQEKPVGEVVTPEEAPTTEQEER
- a CDS encoding microcin C ABC transporter permease YejB, which gives rise to MLSYILRRLLLIIPTLFGILVINFVIIQAAPGGPVEQMIAKLEGFDAASGGATGRISGGGGGEVSTAGSNYRGAQGLDPELIAEIEKMYGFDKSAPERFWIMLKNYAQLDFGESFFRDAKVIDLIMEKMPVSISLGLWSTLIMYLVSIPLGIAKATRHGSAFDVWTSSAIIIGYAIPAFLFAILLIVLFAGGSYYDWFPLRGLTSSNFDELSFSGKLLDYFWHLALPVTALVIGNFATLTLLTKNSFLDEINKQYVTTARAKGLSNTRVLYGHVFRNAMLLIIAGFPAAFIGIFFTGSLLIEVIFSLDGLGLLSFEAAINRDYPVVFGTLFIFTLLGLVVKLIGDITYTLVDPRIDFESREA